The Terriglobales bacterium sequence GCATGGTGGCCATGATCGGCTCGGGGATGTCCACCGCCGGCAGCACGCACGACGAGTCGCCGGAGTGGATCCCGGCCTCCTCGATGTGCTGCATGATGCCCGCGATCACGCAATCCTCGCCGTCCGACAGGCAGTCCACGTCCACCTCGGTGGCGGCTTCGAGGAAGTGGTCGATCAGCACCGGCCGCTCCTGCGAGTACTCCACCGCCTCCTTCATGTAGCGCACCACCGACTCGTCGTCGTACACGATGGCCATCGCCCGTCCGCCCAGCACGTAGCTCGGCCGCAGTAGCACCGGATATCCGACCTGGTTCGCGGCCGCCACCGCTTCCTCCACCGACGCCGCCGTCCCGCCCTGGGGCTGCGGGATCCCGAGTTCCTCGATCAGCTTGCCGAAGCGCTTGCGGTCTTCCGCCAGGTCGATGGACTCTGGCGACGTCCCGATGATGGGCACGCCCGCCGCTTTAAGCGGCAGCGCCAGGTTCAGTGGCGTCTGCCCGCCGAACTGCACGATCACCCCGATCGCCGCGCCCGACGCTGCCTCGTGCTCGTACACCGCCAGCACGTCTTCCAGGGTCAGCGGCTCGAAGTAGAGCCGGTCGCTGGTGTCGTAGTCGGTCGAGACCGTCTCCGGGTTGCAGTTCACCATGATGGTCTCGTAGCCGTCGTCGTGCAGCGCGAACGAGGCGTGGCAGCAGCAGTAATCGAATTCGATCCCCTGCCCGATGCGGTTCGGCCCCGCCCCCAGGATGATGACCTTCTTCCTCTGCGTCGGCGGCGCCTCGCTCTCCTCCTCGTAGGTCGAGTAGAGATAGGGCGTGTAGCTCTCGAATTCGGCGGCGCAGGTGTCCACCTGCTTGTACACCGGCTTGATGCCGTGCTTGCGCCGCAGGTGCCGCACCTTCTCGCTCGCTCCGTGTCCGTTGCGCAGCCGCCACGACTCCGCCAGCCGTGCGTCCGACACTCCCATGCGCTTGGCCTCGCGCACCACCTCGGCGGGCGCCGAACTGATGGGGTGTTTCTCCACCTCCAGCAGCATCTCCACGGTCTCCTTGAGCTGGTAGAGGAACCAGGGATCGATGGAGGTCATCTTGGCCAGCTCTTTCACCGTGTGCCCCTGGCGCAGCGCATAGCGCAGGTAGGCCAGCCGCTCCGGATGCGGCGTCACCAGTCGCTGCGTCAGGATGCGCGGCTCGATCTTCTCCGACCCCGGCTTCTTCCCCGTCTCCAGCGAGCGGATGCCCTTGAGCAGCGCCTCCTTGAAGGTCCGCCCGATGGCCATCGCCTCGCCCACCGACTTCATCTGCGGCCCCAGGCTCTCATCGGCCCCGGGAAACTTCTCAAACTGCCATTTGGGGATCTTCACCACCACGTAGTCGAGCGTCGGCTCGAAGCAGGCCGGCGTCTTCTTGGTGATGTCGTTGGGGATCTCGTCCAGCGTGTAGCCCACCGCCAGCCGCGCCGCGATCTTGGCGATGGGGAACCCGGTGGCCTTCGAGGCCAGCGCCGACGAGCGCGACACCCGCGGGTTCATCTCGATCACCACCATCCGCCCGGTGTGCGGGTGCACCGCGAACTGGATGTTCGAGCCCCCCGTCTCGACCCCGATCTCCCGGATGATGGCGATGGCGGCGTCGCGCATCGCCTGGTACTCGCGGTCGGTCAGCGTCTGCGCCGGCGCCACCGTGATCGAGTCGCCGGTGTGCACCCCCATGGGGTCGAAGTTCTCGATCGAGCAGATGATGATGACGTTGTCCGCCAGGTCGCGCATCACCTCCAGCTCGTATTCCTTCCAGCCCAGCACCGACTCTTCGATCAGCACTTCGTGCACCGGCGAGAGGTCGAGGCCGCGCGCCAGGATCTCCAGCAGCTCCTCGCGGTTGTAGGCGATGCCGCCGCCCGTCCCGCCCAGCGTGAATGACGGCCGGATGATCACCGGGAACCCGATCTTGCCGCTGAACTCCATGCCGTCTTTCAGGTTGTTCACCAGCGCTGACTTGGGCACGTCCAGCCCGATCTTGGCGATCGCGTCCTTGAACAGCAGGCGGTCTTCCGCCTTCTTGATGGCCTCCAGCTTGGCCCCGATCAGCTCGACGTTGTACTTCTCCAGCACCCCGCCGTCCGCCAGCTCCACCGCGAGGTTCAGCGCCGTCTGTCCGCCCACCGTGGGCAGCAGCGCGAAGCCCCGCCCGCCCGACATCTCCGACTCGATGCGGATGATCTCTTCCAGGTATTCCTTGGTCAGCGGCTCGATGTAGGTGCGGTCGGCGAACTCGGGGTCGGTCATGATGGTGGCCGGATTCGAATTCGCCAGCACCACCTCGTAGCCCTCGGCCTTCAGCGCCTTGCACGCCTGTGTGCCCGAGTAGTCGAATTCCGCCGACTGCCCGATCACGATCGGCCCGGAGCCGATGATCAGGACCTTCGCGATGTCAGTGCGCTTGGGCATGGTTAGTTATCTGCTCGCACGGCATAAAGGCCACCACACATACTTGTGAGCTTGACGTTCAGCACAAGAGTTCGTGATGCGGGATCGACTTCAACCGCAAACGCGCCTTCTGGTATTCGGAATTTGTCGCTTTGCCCGAACCGAACGACGTAAAGCCCCGGAGGAAGTTCCAATCGAAATTCTCCACTGTCATTGGTCTTATAGATTCTTAGGACTTGGCTCGTTATTGCATCTTCGACAAAGAGGACTGTCGAAGAAAGTAGCTGCCAGTCCGGGCGTGCGATATCCCACACGGCGCTTTCGGTCTTACGCGGCGCGAGTATTCGCCCGACAAAATCGCGTGTCGTAAGGACGTTTCCAGGCCAATCGAGAGATATCGTGTCGTGCGCTCCCGGGTCTGTTGCTGAAACAACCTTCACAGCAATACTATGTCGCAGCCATGGGTGTTTAATGATTACGTAATATCTGCCCTTGCGGAGATTAGCGAAGCCAGCGACCCCACTTGCATTCGTCACACTTGACGCCACGATAGAATCCGATTTCTTATCGGAAATTTTCGCGACTTCGATAGTCAATCCCTCTAACGCAGTCGCCCCATTCTTCACCTCTACAGAAAAATCATGCCGCACCGGCAGGTCTGAGCTTGAGTAGGTGCAACCAAACACAGACGAAGTGCTCGCTAGCACAGCAAAGATACTGATGGCTAACCACTTCATGTCAGTGCGCTTGGGCATCTTCCTTCTTCTGCTCTGCGATCAGTTTGGCGAACGGGAGTTTTTCCAGCCGCTTGTAGATCTTCGGATGCAGCACCCAGGGAGCTTCCTCAGCCTCGGGCGGGCGCGGGATGGTCCGGTTGGTCCGCACCCCAAAGAACCGCGATGACGCCGGCACCAGCCGCCCCGCCTCATTCACCGCTCCGGTCGTGGCGTACCCCCAGCCTTCCGCAGCGCGCGTCTCATAGGTCAGCCGGGTCAGCCTGCCGTCCTCAGCGAAGCAATATTCGTGATAGCGCGTGAATGATTTGTCCCGCGCCGCCATCTGCACCAGGCTGCCATGCTCCCCATGCCAGTACTGCGCCATCTGGTCGCGGGACTGCTTGGGGACTGTCTTCACCCCGGGGAACTGTTGCCAAGGCCTCCCCGGCAACTTGGCAAACACACCATCGGCATCGCGGTCCACATCTACCCCGCAGACCTTGGGGAAATCTTCCAGCCTCTTGAACTTCTTCTCGGCGAAGCTCCTGGGAACAACAATGCACATCAATGCGACCAGGGCGGCAATGTGCATTGTCCTCACCCTCTAAACTCCTCCCTTTCCCCAGTGTCATCCCGAACGGCTTTAGCCGTGAGGGACCTGCTTCTAACTCCTGAACTCCTCCATCATCTTCACGAAATCCTTGAACAGATAATGCGAGTCGTGCGGCCCGGGGCTCGCCTCGGGATGGTATTGCACCGAGAACAGCGGCAGGTTGCGGTGTCGCAGGCCCTCCAGCGTTGAGTCATTCAGGTCGATGTGCGTCTTGATGACCTCGCTCTCCGGCAGCGATTCCGGGTCCACCGCGAAGTTGTGATTGTGCGCCGTGATCTCTACTTTCCCGGTCTCGAGCTGCTTCACCGGATGGTTGCCGCCGTGATGTCCGAACTTCAGCTTGTAGGTCTTCCCGCCCAGCGCCAGCCCGATCAGCTGGTGTCCCAGGCAGATGCCGAAGATCGGCTTGCGCCCCATCAGCCGCCGGATGTTTTCTTGCGCGTAAGTGCAGGGCTCGGGATCCCCCGGCCCGTTCGACAGGAAGATGCCGTTGGGATTGAGCGCCAGCACGTCTTCCGCCGAGGTCTCCGCCGGCACCACCGTCACCCGGCACTGCTCGCTCGCCAGCTTTCTCAGGATGTTGTGCTTGATCCCGAAGTCGTAGGCCACCACGTGGAAGCGCGCCGGCTCGTCCTTCACGCCTACGACCTGGGTCGGCTCGTGCGAGCGCTCGCCCAGCTCCCACAGGTAGCGCTGCTTGGTCGAGACCACCTTGGCCAGGTCGCAGCCCGCCATCTCGGGGATAGACCGCGCCTTGGCGATCAGTTTCTCCGCGTCGGTCTCCAGCGACGAGATCACGCCCCGCTTGCACCCGTGGTCGCGCAGGTGCCGCACCAGCGCCCGCGTGTCGATGTCGGCGATGACCGGGATCTTGTACTTCTCCAGGTACTCTTCCGCCACCTCCTGCGAGCGCCAGTTCGAGCTCACCCGCGAGAACTCGCGCACCACCAGCCCCTCGATGTACGGCCGCGTGGACTCGTCATCGTCGGGATTGGTGCCGTAGTTCCCTATTTCAGGATTGGTGAGGACGACGATCTGCCCGCAGTAGGACGGGTCGGTGAAGATTTCCTGGTAGCCGGTGATGGAGGTATTAAAAACTACTTCCCCGTAGCATTCGCCTTTGGCGCCGTAACCTTTGCCGCGGAAGATCTTCCCGTCTTCCAGCGCAAGGATCGCTTGCATCGGGTCTCCGAGGAGTGGATTTTTTGGATTTTACCAGAAAACCCAGAAATCAGTGTCATCCCGAACGGCTTTAGCCGTGAGGGACCTGCTTTTACCGCAGCACTCCCAGCTTGTCCACCGGCCAGTACACGAACACCGCCTTGCCGTAGATGAACTGCTCGTCCACCGGCCCGAACTCCCGGCTGTCGTTCGACATGCTGCGATGGTCGCCCAGCACGAAGTAGGCGTGCGGCGGCACCATCACCTCGGGATAGGAGCGCGCGTCGTAGAAGTCGCGCGGCACGTAGCGCTCGTCGATCGGCTTGCCGTTCAGGAACACCCGCCCCGCGA is a genomic window containing:
- the carB gene encoding carbamoyl-phosphate synthase large subunit, with protein sequence MPKRTDIAKVLIIGSGPIVIGQSAEFDYSGTQACKALKAEGYEVVLANSNPATIMTDPEFADRTYIEPLTKEYLEEIIRIESEMSGGRGFALLPTVGGQTALNLAVELADGGVLEKYNVELIGAKLEAIKKAEDRLLFKDAIAKIGLDVPKSALVNNLKDGMEFSGKIGFPVIIRPSFTLGGTGGGIAYNREELLEILARGLDLSPVHEVLIEESVLGWKEYELEVMRDLADNVIIICSIENFDPMGVHTGDSITVAPAQTLTDREYQAMRDAAIAIIREIGVETGGSNIQFAVHPHTGRMVVIEMNPRVSRSSALASKATGFPIAKIAARLAVGYTLDEIPNDITKKTPACFEPTLDYVVVKIPKWQFEKFPGADESLGPQMKSVGEAMAIGRTFKEALLKGIRSLETGKKPGSEKIEPRILTQRLVTPHPERLAYLRYALRQGHTVKELAKMTSIDPWFLYQLKETVEMLLEVEKHPISSAPAEVVREAKRMGVSDARLAESWRLRNGHGASEKVRHLRRKHGIKPVYKQVDTCAAEFESYTPYLYSTYEEESEAPPTQRKKVIILGAGPNRIGQGIEFDYCCCHASFALHDDGYETIMVNCNPETVSTDYDTSDRLYFEPLTLEDVLAVYEHEAASGAAIGVIVQFGGQTPLNLALPLKAAGVPIIGTSPESIDLAEDRKRFGKLIEELGIPQPQGGTAASVEEAVAAANQVGYPVLLRPSYVLGGRAMAIVYDDESVVRYMKEAVEYSQERPVLIDHFLEAATEVDVDCLSDGEDCVIAGIMQHIEEAGIHSGDSSCVLPAVDIPEPIMATMREHTFKLARALQVVGLMNIQFAIQKDTVYVLEVNPRASRTVPYVSKATGVPLAKIAARLMTGRKLREFLPENVERAADLGTGNCYYVKSPVFPWSKFPGVDTVLGPEMKSTGEVMGVADNFGGAFYKAQLAAGQTLPTAGCVFISVNDQEKPHAPEIAQRFLDLGFKLVATHGTAAVLERAKIVCDRVYKVKEGRPNVVDLIKGDRIQLVINAPHGPDPYFDEKAIRRAAVTHHIPTITTLAAARAAADGIAALQRGEITVRALQQLHAERSAATR
- the carA gene encoding glutamine-hydrolyzing carbamoyl-phosphate synthase small subunit, producing MQAILALEDGKIFRGKGYGAKGECYGEVVFNTSITGYQEIFTDPSYCGQIVVLTNPEIGNYGTNPDDDESTRPYIEGLVVREFSRVSSNWRSQEVAEEYLEKYKIPVIADIDTRALVRHLRDHGCKRGVISSLETDAEKLIAKARSIPEMAGCDLAKVVSTKQRYLWELGERSHEPTQVVGVKDEPARFHVVAYDFGIKHNILRKLASEQCRVTVVPAETSAEDVLALNPNGIFLSNGPGDPEPCTYAQENIRRLMGRKPIFGICLGHQLIGLALGGKTYKLKFGHHGGNHPVKQLETGKVEITAHNHNFAVDPESLPESEVIKTHIDLNDSTLEGLRHRNLPLFSVQYHPEASPGPHDSHYLFKDFVKMMEEFRS